A genome region from Firmicutes bacterium HGW-Firmicutes-1 includes the following:
- a CDS encoding P-II family nitrogen regulator, producing MADKMTKIDIITRPSKFEALKEALNDIGITGMTVTQVLGCGMQKGVTEMYRGVPVSINLLPKIKVEMVVCEVPVQTVIDTATEVLRTGEIGDGKIFIYPVENVIKIRTGEEGVRAL from the coding sequence ATGGCTGATAAAATGACTAAAATTGATATCATTACACGTCCTTCTAAGTTTGAAGCATTAAAAGAAGCACTCAATGATATTGGAATTACTGGCATGACAGTTACTCAAGTTCTTGGTTGTGGTATGCAAAAAGGTGTCACCGAAATGTATCGTGGTGTTCCAGTATCTATTAATTTATTGCCCAAAATAAAAGTGGAAATGGTGGTTTGTGAAGTTCCAGTTCAAACTGTTATTGATACGGCAACCGAGGTACTAAGAACAGGCGAAATTGGTGATGGAAAGATTTTTATTTATCCCGTCGAAAATGTTATTAAAATTAGAACTGGCGAAGAAGGCGTACGTGCCTTGTAG
- the typA gene encoding translational GTPase TypA has protein sequence MAKKKIINIAVIAHVDAGKSTLVDAFLSQSGVFRENEEVIDCVMDSNDLERERGITIYSKNCSIQYGDYKINIVDTPGHSDFSSEVERIIKTVDTVILLVDSSEGPMPQTRFVLQKSLEHNLRPILFINKIDKKDQRATEVVNMTFDLFVDLDASDEQLDFPVLYGVGRDGIALHELEHENEDLGPLFDTIINHVDPYPDKDEEPLQFQVSALGYDDYIGRLGIGRVYSGTLKEGQQVAISKFDGSVVTAKVSKLYNYAGLKQVPQKEIFSGDIAVISGIPDISIGETICNIDNVIPLPLIQIEEPTLSMNFLVNSSPFAGRSGKFVTSRHLKERLDKELEINVGLKIEELGGVDGFKVSGRGELHLSVLIEYMRREGYEISVSKPEVIMHRDGDTLVEPVERVIVSLPDEYVGAAISSLSMRKGQMEHMESDKGFTKLEYVVPTRGLLGFRTEMITDSRGEATILRTLIGFEPFKGEIPQRNNGVLVSGEQGTSTPYALNSLSERAIMIIPPGTEVYEGMLIGINSRKDDMTVNPCKEKKMTNTRSSGNDDAVKLAPPRTFSLEEALEFIAEDELVEVTPDSVRLRKKMLREADRNRYNKSRA, from the coding sequence ATGGCTAAGAAAAAAATTATTAATATAGCAGTCATCGCTCACGTAGATGCAGGAAAGTCAACCCTGGTTGATGCTTTTTTAAGTCAAAGTGGTGTTTTCAGAGAAAACGAAGAAGTAATTGACTGTGTAATGGACAGTAATGATTTAGAAAGAGAACGTGGCATCACAATATATTCAAAAAATTGCTCTATTCAATACGGAGATTACAAAATTAACATCGTAGATACCCCTGGTCACTCCGATTTCTCATCTGAAGTAGAGCGTATTATTAAAACAGTAGATACTGTTATTCTATTAGTCGATTCTAGCGAAGGGCCGATGCCTCAAACCAGATTTGTTCTCCAAAAATCATTAGAACACAACTTAAGACCAATCTTATTTATAAATAAAATAGATAAAAAAGACCAACGTGCAACGGAAGTTGTAAATATGACTTTTGATTTATTTGTTGATTTAGATGCATCCGATGAACAACTAGATTTCCCTGTTCTTTATGGTGTTGGTAGAGATGGTATCGCACTCCATGAACTAGAACATGAAAATGAAGATTTAGGTCCTTTATTTGATACAATTATTAATCACGTGGACCCATATCCTGATAAAGATGAGGAACCACTTCAATTTCAAGTTTCAGCATTAGGCTATGATGATTACATTGGTAGATTAGGTATTGGTAGAGTATATAGTGGAACGCTTAAAGAAGGCCAACAAGTTGCTATCTCAAAGTTTGACGGATCCGTTGTTACTGCTAAGGTATCTAAGCTATATAATTATGCAGGCTTAAAGCAAGTTCCTCAAAAGGAAATATTTAGTGGTGATATCGCAGTAATTTCAGGTATTCCTGATATTTCTATTGGTGAGACAATTTGTAATATTGATAATGTTATTCCATTACCATTAATTCAAATCGAAGAACCAACATTATCAATGAATTTTCTTGTTAATAGCTCTCCTTTTGCTGGTAGATCAGGAAAATTCGTTACATCTAGACACTTAAAGGAACGATTAGATAAAGAGCTTGAAATTAACGTGGGCTTGAAAATCGAAGAGCTTGGTGGCGTTGATGGTTTTAAGGTATCTGGTAGAGGTGAACTCCATTTATCAGTATTAATTGAGTATATGAGAAGAGAAGGTTATGAAATTAGCGTCTCCAAACCTGAAGTTATTATGCATAGAGACGGAGATACTTTGGTAGAACCAGTAGAGCGAGTAATTGTCTCCTTACCTGACGAATATGTTGGCGCAGCAATTTCTAGCCTAAGTATGAGAAAAGGTCAAATGGAACATATGGAATCCGATAAAGGCTTTACTAAGCTGGAATATGTTGTTCCTACAAGAGGCTTGTTAGGTTTTAGAACTGAAATGATTACGGATTCTCGTGGTGAAGCAACCATACTTCGTACTTTAATTGGCTTCGAACCTTTTAAAGGCGAAATACCACAAAGAAATAATGGTGTTCTTGTCTCTGGAGAACAAGGTACTTCAACTCCATATGCGTTGAACAGTCTTTCTGAAAGAGCAATTATGATTATTCCACCTGGTACTGAAGTTTATGAAGGAATGCTCATTGGTATTAACTCTAGAAAGGATGACATGACTGTTAATCCTTGCAAAGAGAAGAAAATGACCAATACTAGATCATCCGGTAATGATGATGCGGTTAAACTTGCTCCACCTAGAACATTTTCATTAGAAGAGGCCTTAGAGTTTATTGCAGAGGACGAGTTGGTTGAAGTGACACCTGATTCAGTTAGATTGAGGAAAAAGATGCTTAGAGAAGCGGATAGAAATAGATATAATAAAAGCAGAGCATAG
- a CDS encoding bifunctional chorismate mutase/prephenate dehydratase has translation MLSLTVGYQGVAGSFSEEALYNYFPNDVDTKNFEQFEDVFIGLDKGVIHYGVLPIENSSTGAISAVYDLLNQYDCFIVGETYVKPIQNLLGIKGSKMTDLKEVYSHPQGFEQSKTFLSSYQWKLIPYYNTARSAEYIKEQNNITIGAIASKKAAELYGLDILAENINCNQHNTTRFVIIGKSLKVNNVCDKISVVLSTKHQAGALYNTLKHFASNNINLLKIESRPVQHTPWEYYFYIDFEGNVDEPYVAKTIEQMKIDCHHFKLLGNYKKQIKD, from the coding sequence ATGTTATCCTTAACCGTTGGCTATCAAGGAGTTGCTGGTTCTTTTAGTGAAGAAGCGCTTTATAATTATTTTCCGAATGATGTAGATACAAAAAATTTCGAACAGTTTGAAGATGTTTTTATTGGATTAGACAAAGGTGTCATCCACTACGGCGTTCTACCAATCGAAAACTCTTCAACAGGTGCAATATCAGCAGTTTATGACTTGCTAAATCAATATGACTGTTTTATAGTAGGCGAAACGTATGTAAAACCTATTCAGAATCTTCTTGGAATTAAAGGTTCAAAAATGACTGACTTGAAGGAAGTCTACTCTCACCCTCAAGGCTTTGAACAGAGTAAAACATTTCTTTCTAGCTATCAGTGGAAACTGATTCCTTATTACAACACTGCTCGAAGTGCTGAATACATTAAGGAGCAAAATAATATTACCATTGGTGCAATTGCAAGCAAGAAGGCTGCTGAATTATACGGTCTAGATATTCTTGCCGAAAATATCAATTGCAATCAACACAACACAACAAGATTTGTGATCATCGGAAAATCTTTAAAGGTAAATAATGTATGCGATAAAATTAGCGTTGTATTATCTACAAAGCACCAAGCTGGCGCTCTATACAATACTTTGAAGCATTTTGCATCAAATAATATTAACCTTTTAAAAATCGAATCTAGACCAGTTCAACATACCCCCTGGGAATATTATTTTTACATCGATTTTGAGGGAAATGTTGACGAACCCTATGTAGCGAAGACAATCGAACAAATGAAAATTGATTGTCATCATTTCAAGCTATTAGGTAATTATAAAAAACAAATAAAAGACTAA
- a CDS encoding B12-binding domain-containing radical SAM protein — MKVLLVGINAKFIHSNLAIRYMQKYANRDGYRVDIAEYTINQNIDTILSDIYKQKPDVLGFSCYLWNIEMVIKIMNAYKKIAKGTFIILGGPEVSYEAEKIMAEELEIDAIICGEGEEPFKALLTSLEKQNTSLDNIQSLVYRKNNNIIKNTSREPLFMDELPFVYEEGIGDLENRIIYYESSRGCPFNCQYCLSSIEKGVRFRSFEKVKKELQFFLDQKVVQVKFVDRTFNCKKDHAMNIWSFLHLKDNGTTNFHFEISADLLDDEMIAFLNTVRPGLFQFEIGVQSTHEATIEAIKRKTNFIQIVENVKALKSSQNIHLHLDLIVGLPHEAYATFARSFNDVYCLKPEQLQIGFLKVLKGSGMHEKCEEYKIKYRDYAPYEVLCTKDLDYLEIEKLKMIEEMVELYYNSGHYDNTVLYLERFFDTSFGFYEALASFWEDNHYHKISHSKTSIATIMKDFGHQYKDIDIIFLKNVIKLDWCLQEKIKKFPDWLECTEAYSKEINNFYRDENNISHYIPQLREYSSKQVSRMVHIEIFDYDMTKYQNSIGIEIDKKRTALLFNYFDRDRMRHNPRVFEVQLV; from the coding sequence ATGAAGGTATTATTAGTAGGTATTAACGCAAAATTCATTCATTCTAATCTTGCAATTAGGTATATGCAAAAATATGCAAATAGAGATGGTTATCGAGTGGACATTGCTGAATATACCATCAATCAAAATATTGACACAATATTATCAGATATTTATAAACAAAAGCCAGATGTGCTTGGTTTTTCTTGCTATTTATGGAACATAGAGATGGTAATTAAAATAATGAATGCGTATAAGAAAATTGCAAAAGGTACCTTTATTATTTTAGGTGGCCCAGAAGTATCATATGAAGCAGAGAAAATAATGGCAGAAGAATTGGAAATTGATGCTATTATTTGTGGTGAAGGAGAAGAACCTTTTAAAGCATTATTAACGAGTTTGGAAAAGCAAAATACTTCACTAGACAATATCCAGAGTCTTGTATATAGAAAAAACAATAACATTATTAAAAATACATCTAGAGAACCTCTTTTCATGGATGAATTGCCGTTTGTTTATGAAGAAGGTATTGGGGATCTTGAAAATAGAATTATTTACTATGAATCATCAAGAGGTTGTCCTTTTAATTGCCAATATTGCTTATCCTCTATCGAAAAGGGTGTAAGGTTTAGGAGTTTTGAAAAGGTCAAGAAAGAGTTGCAGTTTTTTTTGGATCAAAAAGTGGTGCAAGTAAAGTTTGTAGATCGTACGTTTAATTGTAAAAAAGATCATGCTATGAATATATGGTCCTTTTTACATTTAAAAGATAATGGGACAACCAACTTTCATTTTGAAATATCAGCAGATTTATTAGATGATGAAATGATTGCTTTTTTAAATACAGTTAGGCCGGGTTTGTTTCAATTTGAAATAGGGGTTCAATCCACTCATGAAGCAACAATAGAAGCTATAAAAAGAAAAACAAATTTTATTCAAATTGTTGAAAATGTGAAAGCTTTAAAGAGTAGTCAAAATATACATTTACACTTAGACCTTATTGTTGGGCTACCTCATGAGGCATACGCTACTTTTGCAAGGTCTTTTAATGATGTCTACTGTCTCAAACCAGAACAGCTTCAAATTGGCTTTTTAAAGGTTCTAAAGGGATCTGGAATGCACGAAAAATGTGAAGAATACAAGATCAAATATAGAGATTACGCGCCTTATGAAGTTCTATGCACAAAGGATCTGGATTACTTAGAGATAGAAAAATTGAAGATGATTGAGGAAATGGTAGAATTGTATTACAATAGTGGACATTATGATAATACCGTTTTATACTTAGAGAGATTTTTCGATACTTCTTTTGGATTTTATGAGGCACTAGCAAGTTTTTGGGAAGACAACCATTATCATAAAATAAGTCATTCAAAGACAAGCATAGCAACAATTATGAAGGATTTTGGCCATCAGTATAAGGATATAGATATCATTTTTTTAAAAAATGTCATTAAATTAGATTGGTGTTTACAGGAAAAGATTAAAAAATTCCCTGATTGGCTTGAATGTACTGAAGCCTATTCAAAGGAAATAAACAATTTTTATAGAGATGAAAATAATATTTCCCATTATATACCTCAACTTAGGGAATATTCTTCAAAACAGGTTAGTAGAATGGTGCATATTGAGATTTTTGACTATGATATGACAAAATATCAAAATTCAATAGGGATTGAAATCGACAAAAAAAGGACTGCGCTCCTATTTAATTACTTTGATAGAGATAGGATGCGACATAATCCACGTGTTTTTGAAGTCCAGCTAGTCTAG
- a CDS encoding response regulator, whose translation MKKILIAEDDLVSRKFLNKVLCKYGECDLVVDGLEAIDAYLMSIREEEQYDLICLDIMMPKVDGVKVLKAIRDLEVQNEIPPEKRVKIIMTTALGETQVVQTAFEYGCDAYASKPIDTAKLFEVMEKLGLLNSEELT comes from the coding sequence ATGAAAAAAATTTTAATCGCAGAAGATGATTTGGTAAGTAGAAAATTTTTGAATAAAGTGCTCTGTAAGTATGGTGAATGCGACCTTGTTGTTGATGGTTTAGAGGCGATTGATGCTTATTTAATGTCAATTAGAGAAGAAGAGCAATATGATTTGATTTGTCTTGATATTATGATGCCTAAGGTTGATGGCGTAAAGGTTTTGAAAGCGATTAGAGATCTAGAGGTTCAAAATGAAATACCACCAGAAAAAAGAGTTAAAATAATTATGACAACTGCACTTGGAGAAACGCAAGTGGTGCAAACTGCTTTTGAATATGGTTGTGATGCATATGCTTCAAAACCAATAGACACAGCTAAATTATTTGAGGTAATGGAGAAATTAGGGTTACTTAATAGCGAAGAACTTACCTAG
- a CDS encoding dinitrogenase iron-molybdenum cofactor, producing MKLAIATDGQQVSKHFGKCEVFTLCEIVEGELINKVEVDTREHLHGELAQYLKDQGADVIIAGSMGSGALEKIEALKILVFPEVEGEIEDVIKNYLNGSLTTDAPSCDSCHSCKCKQ from the coding sequence ATGAAATTAGCAATTGCAACAGATGGACAACAAGTTTCTAAACATTTTGGAAAATGTGAGGTATTTACTCTTTGTGAAATCGTCGAAGGAGAATTAATAAATAAAGTAGAGGTAGACACCAGAGAACATTTACATGGTGAATTAGCACAATATCTAAAAGATCAAGGTGCAGATGTGATAATTGCTGGTAGTATGGGCAGTGGGGCATTGGAAAAAATAGAGGCTTTGAAGATTCTAGTCTTCCCAGAAGTAGAAGGGGAGATAGAGGATGTAATTAAAAATTATTTAAACGGTTCCTTAACTACAGATGCACCTTCTTGTGATAGTTGTCATTCCTGTAAATGTAAGCAGTAA
- a CDS encoding ammonium transporter, with translation MDTFIINSMWVLIASILVFLMHAGFAMVEVGFTQSKNAVNIIMKNFITVSIGVLCYFFIGYAFMYGKDFGGIIGTDTFMLMNKPVEIAGISFDIFFFFQAIFAATCATIVSGAMAERTKFGAYIIFCFAATLVIYPLIGHWIWGGGFLATKIGFLDFAGGTAVHAVGGFCALVGAYMVGPRNGKYKKGVAQAIPGHNIPLGALGVLILWFGWFGFNPGSTLDITSPATAHAAITTLLSGAAATFATLVASNIKYGKPDAALTLNGALAGLVGITAGANVITFIGALIVGTISGVIMMFAVEFIDQKLRIDDPVGAISVHGVCGVFGTIAIGLFGSTESARGLFYGGGFSLLGSQAIGVLIAGATATTLAFITFKVLKSTCGLRVEEHEELHGLDAMEHGISAYINL, from the coding sequence ATGGATACGTTTATCATCAATTCTATGTGGGTATTAATTGCAAGTATTCTTGTATTTCTTATGCATGCAGGCTTTGCTATGGTTGAGGTAGGGTTTACCCAATCTAAGAACGCCGTTAATATCATCATGAAAAATTTCATTACAGTATCAATCGGTGTTCTTTGCTATTTCTTTATTGGATATGCTTTCATGTATGGAAAAGACTTCGGAGGTATTATTGGAACTGATACTTTCATGCTTATGAATAAACCAGTAGAAATCGCCGGAATTTCTTTTGACATCTTTTTCTTTTTTCAAGCCATTTTTGCTGCTACCTGCGCTACTATTGTATCTGGTGCTATGGCTGAGCGAACTAAGTTCGGTGCTTACATCATTTTTTGTTTTGCTGCTACTCTCGTAATTTATCCATTAATCGGACATTGGATATGGGGCGGTGGATTCTTGGCTACGAAAATAGGCTTTTTAGATTTTGCTGGAGGAACTGCAGTTCATGCAGTTGGAGGCTTTTGCGCATTGGTTGGTGCATATATGGTAGGCCCTAGAAATGGTAAATATAAAAAGGGTGTTGCTCAAGCAATCCCCGGACACAACATTCCCCTAGGCGCTTTAGGTGTTTTGATTTTATGGTTTGGTTGGTTTGGTTTTAATCCAGGCAGTACTTTAGATATTACGTCTCCTGCAACAGCACATGCAGCAATAACTACCCTTCTTAGTGGTGCAGCGGCAACCTTTGCAACACTTGTCGCTAGTAATATCAAATATGGCAAGCCTGACGCTGCTTTAACTTTGAATGGAGCTCTTGCAGGCTTAGTTGGAATTACTGCCGGCGCCAATGTCATTACCTTTATCGGGGCGCTGATAGTCGGAACAATCAGTGGTGTTATTATGATGTTTGCTGTAGAATTTATTGATCAAAAGCTTAGAATCGATGATCCTGTTGGTGCCATTTCAGTACATGGTGTTTGTGGTGTCTTCGGAACGATTGCTATAGGCTTATTTGGTTCAACAGAGAGTGCTCGTGGCCTCTTTTATGGTGGTGGTTTCTCATTACTAGGAAGCCAAGCAATTGGTGTTCTCATTGCTGGTGCTACCGCAACAACATTAGCATTCATCACCTTCAAAGTTTTAAAGTCAACATGCGGCTTAAGAGTTGAAGAACATGAAGAATTACATGGATTAGATGCTATGGAGCATGGTATTTCTGCATACATTAATTTATAA
- a CDS encoding S-layer homology domain-containing protein, with product MKRKIKVLLLTIVLAIQFSSIGLFAATEEEIYTGNQLSVLGILKGYSDGSLKLDSNITRAEVATLTVRILGYENTVVVGEEKSFTDVNKSFWGYSNVQNAFKLKVMQGYPSGEFKPGSDITYAEVVAIMVNALGKGKDLEGNWPDNYLNKGKALGIIPSNSTVTPNKIVTRGEMAVIVWSTLMVKP from the coding sequence ATGAAAAGAAAAATTAAAGTATTGTTGTTAACAATAGTACTAGCGATCCAATTTTCTTCTATCGGTTTATTTGCCGCAACAGAAGAAGAAATTTATACTGGTAATCAATTGAGCGTGTTAGGAATTTTAAAAGGATATTCCGATGGCTCCTTAAAATTAGATAGTAATATTACAAGAGCCGAAGTCGCAACGCTTACTGTTAGAATCCTTGGCTATGAAAATACCGTTGTTGTTGGGGAAGAAAAGTCCTTTACAGATGTTAATAAAAGCTTTTGGGGTTATAGCAACGTTCAAAACGCCTTTAAACTTAAAGTAATGCAAGGATATCCTTCTGGTGAATTTAAACCTGGTAGTGATATCACATACGCAGAGGTAGTTGCAATCATGGTAAATGCTTTAGGAAAAGGAAAAGATTTGGAAGGAAACTGGCCTGATAATTATTTAAATAAAGGAAAGGCATTGGGTATTATTCCAAGCAATTCAACAGTAACTCCGAATAAAATAGTAACCCGTGGAGAAATGGCAGTAATCGTATGGAGTACCTTAATGGTAAAGCCATAA
- a CDS encoding two-component system response regulator, producing MYKNEDFLRERLTIIICEDTQENVDILVEALNDQYDIMIANNGRAAIDIIEKHMPDLVLLDIIMPEMDGYKVCSYLKENEKLKDIPIIFISGMTSKYDKKKGFSLGAVDYITKPFDVEEVQARVHTQISIVKKRNIVKYENKFLQLEVYERDAQLEEAYQKLEFAYLETMDRLSRAAEYKDDNTGLHVKRVGKISSSIARYLDMDPQVVYAIEHAAPLHDIGKIGVPESILLKKGKLDDEEWEIMKTHTTIGRNILKNSSSSIVNMAELIAYTHHEKWNGRGYPLGLVGEQIPKVSRIVAVSDVFDALTSERPYKKAFSCDTAIDIILEESGEHFDPSVVDAFMKALDEIKALLTILGK from the coding sequence TTGTATAAAAACGAAGATTTTTTGAGAGAACGATTGACAATTATTATTTGTGAGGATACGCAAGAAAATGTTGATATCTTAGTTGAAGCGTTAAATGATCAATACGATATCATGATTGCAAATAATGGAAGGGCAGCAATTGATATTATTGAAAAACATATGCCTGATCTAGTTTTATTAGATATTATTATGCCTGAAATGGATGGATATAAGGTGTGTTCATATCTGAAAGAAAATGAAAAGTTAAAGGATATTCCAATCATTTTTATTTCTGGCATGACAAGTAAGTATGATAAGAAAAAGGGATTTTCGTTAGGTGCAGTTGACTATATTACGAAACCTTTTGATGTAGAAGAGGTTCAAGCCAGAGTACATACTCAAATTTCAATTGTTAAGAAACGTAACATAGTAAAATATGAAAATAAATTTCTTCAACTTGAGGTATACGAAAGGGATGCTCAATTAGAGGAAGCATATCAAAAGCTTGAATTTGCCTATCTAGAAACAATGGATAGACTCTCAAGAGCAGCGGAGTATAAGGATGACAATACTGGCTTACATGTTAAAAGAGTTGGTAAGATTTCTTCATCTATAGCTAGGTATTTAGATATGGACCCCCAAGTAGTATATGCAATCGAGCATGCTGCACCACTTCACGATATAGGCAAAATTGGTGTGCCAGAAAGCATTCTTTTGAAAAAAGGAAAACTTGACGATGAAGAATGGGAGATTATGAAAACCCATACAACGATTGGAAGAAATATTTTAAAAAATTCGAGCTCATCGATTGTTAATATGGCAGAGCTTATCGCATATACGCATCATGAAAAATGGAATGGAAGAGGCTATCCACTAGGATTGGTAGGAGAACAAATACCTAAAGTGAGTAGAATTGTTGCGGTATCAGACGTATTTGATGCGCTTACCTCGGAAAGGCCATATAAAAAAGCATTTTCATGTGATACAGCAATTGATATCATATTGGAAGAAAGTGGTGAACACTTTGACCCATCAGTGGTTGATGCTTTTATGAAAGCATTAGATGAAATAAAAGCCTTACTAACAATTTTAGGGAAATAG
- the nth gene encoding endonuclease III: MSNYERISKIIELLNTYYVDNTKCYLDHETPWQLLIATILSAQCTDARVNIVTKTLFEKYTSVEAFANADIIELEKDVKTTGFYRNKANHIKACCSKLLTDFGGEVPSEIDLLTSLPGVGRKTANVIRGNIYEIESIVVDTHVKRLSKKLGLTVHEDPTKIEFDLMEVLPKEVWIRYNTQIIAHGRAICTARNPKCSQCFLLGHCPWGQENVVYQSSKHKTEDKK, from the coding sequence ATGTCTAATTATGAGAGAATTTCGAAAATTATAGAATTGCTTAATACGTATTATGTCGATAATACAAAGTGCTATTTAGACCATGAAACGCCTTGGCAGTTGCTGATTGCAACGATATTAAGTGCGCAATGTACAGATGCGAGAGTGAATATCGTGACTAAAACATTATTCGAGAAATATACGAGTGTTGAGGCTTTTGCAAATGCTGATATCATAGAATTAGAAAAAGATGTTAAAACTACAGGGTTTTATAGAAATAAAGCCAATCATATTAAAGCTTGTTGTAGTAAACTCTTAACTGATTTTGGTGGAGAAGTACCGAGTGAAATTGATTTGCTAACATCCTTACCGGGTGTAGGTAGAAAAACGGCAAATGTTATTAGGGGTAATATTTATGAGATTGAAAGTATTGTAGTAGATACACACGTGAAACGATTATCTAAAAAGTTAGGATTAACAGTGCATGAGGACCCTACTAAGATTGAATTTGATTTAATGGAAGTGTTGCCTAAAGAGGTTTGGATTCGATATAATACTCAAATTATCGCCCATGGACGGGCTATCTGTACAGCGAGAAATCCAAAATGCTCTCAGTGCTTTTTGTTAGGTCATTGCCCTTGGGGTCAGGAAAATGTGGTATACCAGTCATCAAAACATAAAACGGAGGATAAAAAATGA
- a CDS encoding DNA polymerase III subunit epsilon, which yields MDHCIVFDIETTGFQPETNKITEIGAIKIENGKPVEFFSQLINPEVKIPKEIIELTGISDELVIEMPTIHEVLPKFIEFCEGYDIMGHNIMFDFSFIKANALQQRLRFDKAGIDTLLIARALLSRLEKRSLEFLCNHYGIVRINEHRAYDDAVATYELFLRMKEEFYSDESKDLFLPRPLHWKPQKVEPITLKQERFLEQLVHKNKIKLAKPINEYTKSEASRQIDLIINQYGNLSAI from the coding sequence ATGGACCATTGTATAGTATTTGATATAGAAACTACTGGATTTCAACCAGAAACAAATAAGATTACTGAAATTGGTGCAATTAAGATTGAAAATGGAAAGCCTGTTGAATTCTTCAGTCAGTTGATTAATCCAGAAGTTAAGATTCCAAAGGAAATTATTGAGCTAACAGGAATATCTGATGAGTTGGTTATAGAAATGCCTACCATTCATGAAGTGCTTCCTAAATTCATTGAATTTTGTGAAGGATATGATATTATGGGTCATAATATCATGTTTGATTTTTCCTTTATTAAAGCGAATGCACTCCAACAACGGTTAAGATTTGACAAAGCAGGAATAGATACCTTGTTAATCGCGAGAGCATTATTAAGTAGATTAGAGAAGAGAAGCTTGGAATTTCTTTGTAATCATTATGGAATAGTTAGAATAAATGAACATCGTGCTTATGATGATGCCGTGGCAACCTATGAATTATTTTTAAGAATGAAGGAAGAGTTTTATAGCGATGAAAGTAAAGATTTATTTTTACCCAGACCCTTACATTGGAAACCTCAAAAGGTTGAACCGATTACACTAAAACAAGAAAGATTCCTTGAACAGCTTGTTCATAAAAACAAAATTAAATTAGCAAAACCAATAAATGAATACACTAAAAGTGAAGCAAGTAGACAAATAGATTTAATCATTAATCAATATGGAAATCTATCAGCAATATAA
- a CDS encoding serine protease: MNMKLKNIVLIAVFLFVLTSCKEEAVLDGTESSVSQTGDIKKIQVITPTADIRSGCSNNAAVLDTADQNAKYEVINKVNDWYAVQLPDNSIGFIPEKQAKPIVDATTPVDMPSVAQRTPAAPTTPRNPTTVGTKQNNANTNGNGTTAPNNNNNNTNNKDAANTNTNSTSLSAAEQQMVTLVNKAREENNLPALKVDTTLANVARTKAKDMIDNNYFSHNSPTYGSPFDMMKSFSIKYIKAGENIAGNQTVQAAHDALMKSPGHRANILSSDYTHIGIGIVEGGSYGNMFTQMFISK, encoded by the coding sequence ATGAATATGAAATTAAAAAATATTGTTCTAATCGCAGTTTTTCTTTTTGTTTTAACTTCCTGTAAAGAAGAAGCTGTTCTTGATGGAACGGAATCCTCAGTTTCTCAAACCGGTGATATTAAGAAAATACAAGTTATCACCCCAACAGCAGATATACGTTCAGGTTGTTCTAACAATGCAGCAGTACTCGATACTGCCGATCAAAATGCTAAATATGAAGTGATTAATAAGGTTAACGACTGGTATGCAGTTCAACTACCAGATAATAGTATTGGGTTTATTCCTGAAAAACAAGCTAAACCAATAGTCGATGCAACTACACCCGTTGATATGCCCTCTGTAGCGCAAAGAACCCCTGCTGCTCCAACTACTCCTAGGAACCCTACAACTGTTGGCACGAAACAAAACAATGCTAATACAAACGGAAATGGTACCACAGCCCCTAACAACAATAATAACAACACTAATAATAAAGATGCCGCGAACACAAATACGAATTCAACTTCTCTTAGCGCTGCTGAGCAGCAAATGGTAACCTTAGTTAATAAAGCAAGAGAAGAAAATAATTTGCCAGCTTTAAAAGTGGATACAACTTTGGCTAATGTTGCAAGAACGAAAGCAAAGGATATGATTGACAATAACTATTTCAGTCACAATTCACCAACTTATGGAAGCCCCTTTGATATGATGAAAAGTTTTTCAATTAAATATATAAAAGCAGGTGAAAATATCGCTGGCAATCAAACCGTTCAAGCTGCTCACGATGCATTAATGAAATCACCAGGACACCGAGCTAATATATTAAGTTCAGATTATACTCACATCGGAATTGGTATTGTTGAAGGTGGTAGCTACGGTAATATGTTTACTCAAATGTTTATAAGCAAATAA